AGTATCCCTTCGACATTTTGACGGCTCGGATGTCGGAACTGTACGAGAACTCAGCGAGTCTAAAGTTCTGGTTATCATCCCAGATGGTGACCTTGTTCTGTGGGTAATTCTTGTCGAACCCCCGGCCCATGAAACTGTATATGTTGGTCCGGAACAGAGCCTCGACGATTCCAAACAGCCCGTTCTGCTCAACCCTCCTTAAGTGCTCCTGGAACGGCTTGCACCTGAAGATCCTGAAGCCATTGGTGGTGACCGCAGTGAAGCAGCTGTAGTCCTGGTTCCAGTTGACCGACAGTAATTCAACAGCATCTTCTTCGTCGTTGCTGCAGCCTGCTCCAGCTTGGGCCATGGGGCGCGACGAGGATGCCGATGATTGCGGCTCCCGAATGATCTGGGCCTTCCGTGGGGGCTTAAACCCTGTGGTGTCATGATGATGATACCTGAATTTGCCGGTGCCCTTGTCCAGAATATCCCGTTTTACTGCACGCCTGCGGCAGTTCTTTGGTTCTTAGCAcccggaagaagaagaagaaaacaagaactCTCTATTTGGCGTCGCGGTGGCTAGCTTTATGTAGGAGGCCATTATTTGGAGACAGAGTAGGGATCGGATcatcaagaaagaaaagggaaataGGAGGTGGCAGGATGATTCCGATCGGTATCCTGCTCGATCGAGTTGCTCTCTCgggtgggctgggctgggcggCTCGGCCAAATGGGCCATGGAGAGAGGTGGCCCAAatgggcgcggcggcaggccTGTCGGGCGGCTGGGCTGGAGGCCCAGTGGGTACGAAGTGGCTGGCAGGGCTGCTCGGTGCAAGCGGGCTGCGCAGACGCGGTTGCGGGAGTTGGGGTGCTGCTAGGCTGCACCCcataaaagagaaaaagggtGCGTTTTCCATTCAAAA
The Brachypodium distachyon strain Bd21 chromosome 2, Brachypodium_distachyon_v3.0, whole genome shotgun sequence genome window above contains:
- the LOC104583220 gene encoding autophagy-related protein 18d, with the translated sequence MAQAGAGCSNDEEDAVELLSVNWNQDYSCFTAVTTNGFRIFRCKPFQEHLRRVEQNGLFGIVEALFRTNIYSFMGRGFDKNYPQNKVTIWDDNQNFRLAEFSYSSDIRAVKMSKGYFVVVLEDEVLVYSFMGLCLVHQAETAPNPKGLCCLSQHTGAQVMAFPGVSQGQVCVEYYGMKATKLIAAHGSSISCMALTIDGLVLATASVKGTLIRIFTDQFK